A portion of the Nitrospira sp. genome contains these proteins:
- the aroA gene encoding 3-phosphoshikimate 1-carboxyvinyltransferase, which yields MTTLTVKAGPPLRGTITVPGDKSITHRAIILTALAEGTGTIRDYCRGEDCLNTMRALQSLGVKIEETAETLQVHGKGFWGLTEPGGVINCGNSGTGIRLLAGLLAGQDFFTVLTGDASVRRRPMGRIVKPLRDMGATIAGRKGGELAPLAVTGGKLRGITYASPVASAQVKSSLLLAALFARGTTRITEPRLSRDHTERMCRFFGVPLTQEGTTLIMEGRPSVGWAAVPVLTVPGDLSAAAFFIVGASIVPGSDVLFTGIGVNPTRSGILEILTRMGADIQLLRPREEAGEPVADIRVKAAPLRGVTIGPESIPQTIDEFPILFVAAAVADGETIITGAEELRVKESDRIAAMAEELRRMGARITERPDGVMIQGIGRTGENGRLAAARGRSYGDHRVAMSLAIAGLTAEAETTIDDTDCIETSFPDFSGRLSVLRAGSR from the coding sequence ATGACGACGCTCACGGTCAAAGCAGGTCCTCCGCTCCGAGGCACGATCACTGTACCGGGGGACAAGTCGATCACACATCGTGCGATCATTCTGACCGCGTTGGCCGAGGGCACGGGTACGATTCGAGACTATTGCCGCGGTGAGGATTGTCTCAATACCATGCGAGCCCTGCAGTCGCTCGGGGTCAAGATCGAGGAGACGGCGGAGACGCTTCAGGTACATGGCAAGGGGTTCTGGGGTTTGACCGAACCGGGCGGCGTCATCAATTGCGGGAATTCGGGGACCGGGATTCGTCTGCTGGCCGGTCTGCTGGCCGGGCAGGATTTCTTTACGGTGCTGACGGGCGATGCATCGGTCCGACGACGTCCGATGGGACGCATCGTCAAGCCGCTGCGCGATATGGGCGCCACGATCGCAGGTCGAAAGGGCGGAGAGCTGGCGCCTTTGGCGGTCACGGGAGGCAAGCTGAGAGGCATCACGTATGCCTCGCCGGTCGCGAGCGCCCAGGTCAAGTCTTCGCTGCTGCTTGCCGCCCTGTTTGCGCGAGGGACGACGCGGATTACGGAGCCGAGACTCTCCCGAGACCATACGGAGCGCATGTGCCGGTTTTTCGGTGTTCCGCTCACGCAAGAGGGCACGACGCTGATCATGGAGGGACGTCCGTCGGTGGGATGGGCCGCGGTCCCGGTCCTCACCGTGCCGGGCGATCTGTCCGCGGCGGCGTTTTTCATCGTCGGTGCGAGCATCGTTCCGGGGTCGGATGTGCTGTTCACCGGGATCGGAGTGAATCCAACCAGGTCCGGGATCTTGGAGATTCTCACCCGCATGGGTGCCGACATCCAGTTGCTGCGGCCGAGAGAGGAAGCCGGTGAACCGGTTGCGGACATCCGAGTGAAGGCGGCACCGTTGCGCGGGGTGACGATCGGACCGGAATCGATCCCTCAAACGATCGATGAGTTTCCGATTCTGTTCGTGGCGGCCGCCGTGGCAGATGGGGAAACGATCATTACCGGAGCCGAAGAGCTGCGCGTGAAGGAGAGCGATCGAATCGCCGCGATGGCGGAGGAGTTACGCCGCATGGGGGCCAGAATTACGGAGCGGCCCGACGGCGTGATGATCCAGGGGATCGGGCGGACGGGTGAAAACGGTCGGCTTGCGGCGGCCCGAGGGCGGAGTTACGGCGACCACCGTGTGGCGATGTCGCTGGCCATTGCCGGCCTCACGGCTGAGGCCGAGACGACGATCGATGACACGGACTGTATCGAGACGTCCTTTCCCGATTTCAGCGGACGGTTGTCGGTCCTGCGCGCCGGGAGCCGATAG
- a CDS encoding prephenate dehydrogenase/arogenate dehydrogenase family protein codes for MALHFSQVAIIGVGLIGGSLGMILRRKGLAGSVVGVGRRVENLKTAVQMGAIDRYVVDPKDGVAEADVVVLATPVDTYERHLSEWALCLKPNAIVTDVGSVKGSLVEQAERVLPQGVRFVGAHPIAGKEKTGVAAGSDRLFTGARCILTPTSRTDQQALEQIKAMWQETGATVLTMDPHLHDQILGAVSHLPHVAAFALMDALVEIRSRVPGLDLAGHSGGGLRDTTRIAASSPEMWRDIFLWNRENIVTFIERYEDALGRLKALIRAGDAAGIEKTLERAKQERERFPAPSAVTPSQ; via the coding sequence ATGGCGCTTCATTTTTCACAGGTTGCGATCATCGGAGTGGGATTGATCGGCGGATCTTTGGGCATGATCCTTCGGAGGAAAGGATTGGCCGGGAGCGTCGTCGGCGTCGGCCGGCGCGTCGAGAATCTCAAGACCGCCGTTCAGATGGGGGCCATCGATCGCTACGTCGTCGATCCGAAGGACGGGGTTGCAGAGGCCGACGTGGTCGTCTTGGCCACGCCTGTCGATACGTATGAGCGGCATCTGTCTGAGTGGGCCCTCTGCCTCAAGCCGAACGCCATTGTGACCGATGTGGGCAGCGTCAAGGGATCTCTGGTGGAACAGGCGGAGCGAGTTTTGCCGCAGGGCGTCCGTTTCGTGGGCGCGCATCCGATCGCAGGCAAAGAGAAGACCGGGGTCGCGGCCGGGTCCGATCGTCTGTTCACAGGAGCCCGGTGCATTCTGACCCCGACGTCCAGGACGGACCAGCAGGCGCTGGAGCAGATCAAGGCCATGTGGCAGGAGACCGGCGCCACTGTTTTGACTATGGACCCACATCTGCACGATCAAATCCTCGGCGCGGTCAGCCATCTGCCGCACGTCGCGGCGTTTGCCTTGATGGATGCCTTGGTCGAGATTCGGAGCCGAGTGCCGGGGCTCGATCTTGCCGGTCATTCCGGGGGCGGGTTGAGGGATACGACGCGAATCGCCGCGAGTTCCCCGGAGATGTGGCGGGACATTTTTCTCTGGAATCGCGAGAACATCGTCACATTCATTGAACGCTATGAGGATGCCTTGGGACGGTTGAAAGCGCTGATTCGCGCGGGCGATGCCGCCGGCATCGAGAAGACACTGGAACGGGCCAAGCAGGAGCGGGAGCGTTTCCCGGCTCCCAGCGCCGTGACTCCGTCCCAATGA
- the aroF gene encoding 3-deoxy-7-phosphoheptulonate synthase has product MIIVLRPDASEREVDHIVDRLRELGLKSQLSTGQERTIIGVIGDDRILQNQPLTALPGVESVLPILAPWKLVSREFKKDGTVIDVGGVKIGGNKLAIMAGPCAVERLELTVGIAHEVKAAGAGILRGGAYKPRTSPYSFQGLGREGLDYLIEARKQTGLPVVSEILDTRDIELFLEKADIIQIGARNMQNFELLKEVGAYDKPVLLKRGLSATIKEFLLSAEYIMSRGNRNVMLCERGIRTFETQYRNTLDLAAIPTLKELSHLPVIVDPSHATGKWNLVAPMSKAAVAAGADGILIEVHSNPECALCDGEESIKPTKFKELMQDMRKIAVAVGREL; this is encoded by the coding sequence ATGATCATCGTCTTGAGGCCTGACGCATCGGAACGCGAGGTCGATCACATTGTCGATCGGCTTCGGGAACTGGGGCTGAAATCGCAATTGTCGACCGGACAAGAGCGGACCATCATCGGTGTGATCGGCGACGACCGGATTCTGCAGAATCAACCGCTGACGGCGCTGCCCGGTGTTGAAAGCGTGCTGCCCATTCTGGCGCCCTGGAAGCTCGTGAGCCGGGAGTTCAAGAAGGACGGTACCGTGATCGACGTGGGCGGCGTCAAAATCGGCGGCAACAAGCTGGCGATTATGGCGGGGCCTTGCGCGGTGGAACGCCTTGAGTTGACGGTCGGGATCGCGCACGAGGTGAAGGCCGCCGGCGCCGGCATCTTGCGCGGCGGTGCCTACAAGCCGCGGACGTCGCCGTATTCGTTCCAGGGCTTGGGTCGCGAGGGACTGGACTACTTGATCGAAGCGCGGAAACAGACGGGGCTGCCGGTCGTGAGCGAGATCTTGGATACCAGGGACATCGAACTCTTTCTGGAAAAGGCCGATATCATTCAGATCGGCGCCAGGAACATGCAGAATTTCGAGTTGCTGAAGGAAGTCGGAGCCTACGATAAGCCGGTGCTGCTGAAACGCGGCCTGTCGGCGACGATTAAGGAGTTTCTCTTGTCGGCCGAATACATCATGTCGCGCGGCAACCGCAATGTCATGCTGTGCGAACGCGGCATCAGAACATTCGAGACCCAATACCGCAACACGCTTGACCTGGCCGCGATTCCGACCCTGAAGGAATTGTCGCATCTGCCGGTCATCGTCGATCCGAGCCACGCGACGGGCAAATGGAATCTCGTGGCCCCGATGTCCAAGGCTGCCGTAGCGGCTGGTGCCGACGGAATCCTCATCGAGGTACACTCCAATCCGGAGTGCGCGCTGTGCGACGGGGAGGAGTCGATCAAGCCGACCAAGTTCAAGGAGTTGATGCAGGACATGCGTAAAATCGCCGTTGCGGTCGGCCGCGAGTTGTAA
- the hisC gene encoding histidinol-phosphate transaminase: MAIHVHPDILSLSPYVPGKPIEELQRELGLERVIKLASNENPLGPSPKALAVLQEGMATLHRYPDGGAFRLRQGLADRWKVTPDHVILGNGSDELLGLLARTFLAPGDEAVMAAQTFVIYRMEVTAAHGTVVTVPLVHWRHDVEAMAEAVTPRTRLLFLCNPNNPTGTMITRDEVARLLSRVPERVIVVFDEAYFEYVRSADFPDSMAYVRQGRNAIVLRTFSKIYGLAGLRIGYGITTPEITNLLNRVRPPFNANSLAQLAGLAALDDDEHVAKSRAVNESGMEQIKNGLIALGCTPVPSETNFLYFDAGCDGRRIFEALLRKGVIVRHIEGRMLRVTVGQAEENQIFLSALARVLKTD, translated from the coding sequence ATGGCCATCCACGTCCATCCCGATATCCTGTCGTTGAGCCCTTATGTGCCGGGGAAGCCCATTGAGGAATTACAGCGCGAGCTCGGGCTTGAGCGGGTGATCAAACTGGCCTCGAATGAGAATCCGCTCGGTCCCTCGCCGAAGGCCTTGGCCGTGCTCCAAGAGGGCATGGCGACATTGCACCGCTATCCCGACGGAGGCGCGTTCCGCTTGCGTCAGGGCTTGGCGGATCGGTGGAAGGTGACGCCTGACCATGTGATTCTCGGGAACGGTTCGGATGAGTTGCTGGGGTTGCTGGCGAGGACCTTCTTGGCGCCCGGTGATGAGGCCGTGATGGCGGCTCAGACCTTCGTGATCTATAGGATGGAAGTGACCGCGGCACACGGAACAGTGGTCACGGTGCCGTTGGTTCACTGGCGACATGATGTGGAGGCGATGGCGGAGGCTGTCACCCCACGCACCAGACTGTTGTTCCTCTGCAATCCGAATAATCCGACCGGAACGATGATCACACGGGACGAAGTGGCTCGCTTGCTCTCGCGGGTGCCGGAACGCGTGATCGTCGTCTTCGACGAGGCCTATTTCGAATACGTTCGGAGCGCCGACTTCCCGGATTCGATGGCCTATGTCCGGCAGGGGCGCAACGCCATCGTTCTCCGTACCTTTTCAAAAATCTATGGCTTGGCTGGCCTGCGGATCGGCTATGGTATCACGACGCCGGAGATCACCAATTTGCTCAACCGGGTCCGGCCGCCGTTCAACGCCAATAGTTTGGCGCAGTTGGCCGGGTTGGCCGCCTTGGACGACGATGAACACGTGGCGAAGAGTCGCGCGGTCAACGAAAGCGGCATGGAACAGATCAAGAACGGCTTGATCGCCCTGGGGTGTACGCCGGTTCCGAGCGAAACCAATTTTCTGTATTTTGATGCGGGATGCGACGGCCGCCGGATCTTTGAGGCCCTGCTGCGGAAAGGCGTGATCGTGCGTCACATTGAGGGGCGCATGCTGCGTGTGACCGTCGGACAAGCGGAAGAAAACCAGATATTCCTGAGCGCGCTCGCACGTGTCTTGAAGACGGATTGA